The Hydrogenophaga crocea genome contains a region encoding:
- a CDS encoding sigma-E factor negative regulatory protein — translation MNPLHENPHAVAHGEPVSALCDGELDEQALSRLLAADDGETQARWHRYQLIGDVLRGHSAVLPASAPSDFLDRLHAGLAADAPLPRPVMAPAPEVPPARTEAANDGVFRWKMVSGFASVVAVASIGWNLMGTTAPAVRADAQLVQAAPAAPAAAPAAAPVLVAAPTAEPRPVVVSTPQGRVIRDAALERLLAEHRQHGGMSAFQSSTGFIRNATYDADAR, via the coding sequence ATGAACCCGCTGCACGAAAACCCTCACGCCGTCGCGCACGGCGAACCGGTGTCCGCTCTGTGCGACGGCGAGCTGGATGAGCAGGCGCTGAGCCGGCTGCTGGCCGCAGACGACGGCGAAACACAGGCCCGATGGCACCGGTACCAGCTGATCGGCGACGTGCTGCGGGGCCACAGCGCGGTGCTGCCGGCCAGCGCCCCGAGCGATTTCCTGGATCGCCTGCACGCGGGGCTGGCCGCCGATGCGCCGCTGCCGCGCCCGGTCATGGCGCCCGCGCCCGAGGTACCGCCCGCGCGCACCGAAGCGGCCAACGACGGCGTGTTCCGCTGGAAGATGGTCTCGGGTTTTGCGAGCGTGGTGGCCGTGGCTTCCATCGGCTGGAATCTGATGGGCACCACGGCGCCCGCCGTCCGCGCAGATGCCCAGCTGGTGCAGGCCGCGCCCGCTGCGCCGGCCGCCGCGCCGGCGGCCGCACCGGTGCTGGTCGCGGCGCCCACCGCCGAGCCGCGCCCGGTGGTGGTGTCCACGCCGCAGGGCCGCGTGATCCGCGACGCCGCACTCGAACGTCTGCTCGCGGAACACCGCCAGCACGGCGGCATGTCGGCGTTCCAGTCGTCCACGGGTTTCATCCGCAACGCCACCTATGACGCCGATGCCCGTTGA
- the acpP gene encoding acyl carrier protein, with amino-acid sequence MSDIEARVKKIIAEQLGVEEGQVTNEKAFVADLGADSLDTVELVMALEDEFGIEIPDEEAEKITTVQNAIDYALKHQKA; translated from the coding sequence ATGAGCGATATCGAAGCACGCGTCAAGAAGATCATTGCCGAACAACTCGGCGTGGAAGAAGGTCAGGTCACGAACGAGAAGGCCTTCGTCGCCGACCTCGGTGCCGACTCGCTGGACACGGTGGAACTCGTGATGGCCCTCGAAGACGAGTTCGGCATCGAGATCCCCGACGAAGAAGCCGAAAAGATCACCACGGTGCAGAACGCCATCGACTACGCGCTCAAGCACCAGAAGGCCTGA
- the rpoE gene encoding RNA polymerase sigma factor RpoE, with the protein MIPEDHTAPPPPDSDAMLVQRTLAGEQRAYDLLVIKYQRRVERLIGRMVRDADLVQDIAQETFIRAYRALAQFRGDAQFYTWLYRIAVNTAKKQLLELKRDPLVYQSQLKSAEDDETSAPERELNPNVADTETPEAVLASKEIANAVNAAMEALPEELRMAITLREIEGLSYEEIAQALDCPIGTVRSRIFRAREAISARIKPLLDRQSGKRW; encoded by the coding sequence ATGATTCCGGAAGACCACACCGCTCCGCCGCCGCCCGACAGCGACGCCATGCTGGTGCAACGGACTCTGGCCGGCGAGCAGCGCGCCTACGACCTGCTGGTCATCAAGTACCAGCGCCGCGTCGAGCGCCTGATCGGGCGCATGGTCCGCGATGCCGATCTGGTCCAGGACATTGCCCAGGAAACCTTCATCCGCGCCTACCGCGCGCTGGCACAGTTCCGCGGTGACGCCCAGTTCTACACCTGGCTCTACCGCATCGCGGTGAACACCGCCAAGAAGCAGCTGCTCGAACTCAAGCGCGACCCGCTGGTCTACCAGTCACAGCTCAAATCCGCCGAGGACGATGAAACTTCCGCTCCGGAGCGCGAACTAAACCCCAACGTTGCCGACACCGAGACGCCTGAGGCGGTGCTGGCGAGCAAGGAAATCGCCAATGCGGTCAATGCCGCCATGGAGGCCTTGCCCGAAGAGTTGCGCATGGCCATCACCCTGCGCGAGATTGAAGGTCTGAGTTACGAAGAAATCGCCCAAGCCCTGGATTGCCCCATCGGGACGGTGCGCTCGCGCATCTTCCGGGCGCGCGAAGCCATCTCCGCGCGCATCAAGCCCTTGCTTGATCGGCAGTCGGGCAAGCGCTGGTGA
- the fabG gene encoding 3-oxoacyl-ACP reductase FabG: MSEVKFAGQVALVTGASRGIGAAIAHELAQQGLIVVGTATSAEGAAKLDAALKAVPGAGAGSRGAVLDVNDAAAADALVDEIVKTHGALHVLVNNAGITRDMLAMRLKDADWDAVLDTNLKAVFRLSRAVMRPMMKQRYGRIISITSVVGASGNAGQANYAAAKAGVAGMTRALARELGSRNVTVNCVAPGFIETDMTASLPEEQQKALLGQIPLGHLGKPADIAHAVAFLASPRASYVTGQELHVNGGMFMA; the protein is encoded by the coding sequence ATGTCTGAAGTGAAATTCGCGGGCCAGGTGGCCCTGGTCACGGGCGCCTCGCGCGGCATCGGCGCGGCCATCGCCCACGAGCTCGCCCAGCAAGGCCTGATCGTGGTCGGCACGGCGACCAGCGCCGAGGGCGCGGCCAAGCTCGACGCGGCCCTCAAGGCCGTGCCCGGCGCGGGCGCCGGCAGCCGCGGCGCGGTGCTCGACGTCAACGATGCGGCGGCGGCCGACGCGCTGGTCGACGAGATCGTGAAGACCCACGGCGCGCTGCACGTGCTGGTGAACAACGCCGGCATCACGCGCGACATGCTCGCCATGCGCCTCAAAGACGCCGACTGGGACGCCGTGCTCGACACCAACCTCAAGGCCGTGTTCCGTCTGAGCCGCGCCGTCATGCGGCCCATGATGAAGCAGCGCTACGGCCGCATCATCAGCATCACCAGCGTGGTGGGCGCGTCGGGCAATGCGGGCCAGGCCAATTACGCGGCCGCCAAGGCCGGCGTGGCCGGCATGACGCGCGCCCTGGCGCGCGAACTCGGCAGCCGCAACGTCACGGTCAACTGCGTGGCGCCGGGCTTCATCGAAACCGACATGACCGCCTCGCTGCCCGAAGAGCAACAGAAGGCGCTGCTCGGCCAGATCCCGCTGGGCCACCTGGGCAAGCCGGCCGACATCGCGCACGCGGTGGCCTTCCTCGCAAGCCCGCGCGCCAGCTACGTCACGGGGCAGGAGCTCCACGTCAACGGCGGCATGTTCATGGCCTGA
- a CDS encoding MucB/RseB C-terminal domain-containing protein has translation MPVDALTVVRRPRPLRLRRWGAALIVSACAGWASAPLMAQTSSSGGAAPLPSTRSVNDWLSRMHEASRYRAYTGTLVVTSGSAMSASKIWHVCDGNQQMERVEMLTGAPRTTMRRNNEVITFEPETRKAVVEKRESLGMFPDLVRTPKNVIPQFYGSREIGAQRVAGHLADMVEILPRDEFRFGYRVWSEQKSGLVVKLQTLDSRGRVLEQVAFSELQLDAPVSMDKLARLMKDTRGYEVVKPTMRKTTPQAEGWRLKETVPGFASMSCHTRDADASTPPGQAPMQWVFSDGLASVSLFVEPFDAQRHGQEGEAALGATYSVSRRVGDHWVTAVGEVPPATLQRFAQSLERIP, from the coding sequence ATGCCCGTTGATGCCCTGACCGTCGTCCGGCGCCCGCGGCCACTGCGTCTGCGCCGCTGGGGCGCTGCCCTCATCGTGTCGGCCTGCGCCGGATGGGCCAGCGCCCCCTTGATGGCGCAGACCTCGTCGAGCGGTGGCGCGGCACCCTTGCCCAGCACGCGCAGCGTCAACGACTGGCTGTCGCGCATGCACGAGGCCTCGCGCTACCGCGCCTACACGGGCACGCTGGTCGTGACCTCTGGCTCGGCCATGTCGGCCTCCAAGATCTGGCACGTGTGCGACGGCAACCAACAGATGGAGCGCGTCGAGATGTTGACCGGCGCGCCGCGCACGACCATGCGCCGCAACAACGAGGTCATCACCTTCGAGCCCGAAACCCGCAAGGCGGTGGTCGAGAAGCGCGAGTCGCTGGGCATGTTCCCCGACCTCGTGCGCACGCCCAAGAACGTGATCCCGCAGTTCTACGGGTCGCGTGAGATCGGGGCCCAGCGCGTGGCCGGCCACCTCGCCGACATGGTCGAAATCCTCCCTCGCGACGAATTCCGCTTCGGCTACCGCGTGTGGTCAGAGCAGAAGTCGGGCCTCGTGGTGAAGCTGCAGACCCTCGACAGCCGCGGCCGCGTGCTCGAGCAGGTGGCCTTCTCCGAACTCCAGCTCGACGCGCCCGTGAGCATGGACAAGCTCGCGCGCCTCATGAAGGACACGCGCGGCTACGAGGTGGTCAAGCCCACGATGCGCAAGACCACGCCGCAGGCCGAGGGCTGGCGCCTGAAGGAAACGGTGCCGGGCTTCGCGTCCATGAGCTGCCACACGCGCGATGCCGACGCCTCGACCCCGCCTGGCCAGGCGCCCATGCAGTGGGTGTTTTCCGATGGCCTGGCCTCGGTGTCGCTGTTCGTCGAACCCTTCGATGCCCAGCGCCATGGTCAGGAGGGTGAGGCCGCGCTCGGTGCGACCTACTCGGTGAGCCGCCGCGTGGGCGATCACTGGGTCACGGCGGTGGGCGAGGTGCCACCCGCCACGTTGCAGCGCTTTGCCCAGTCGCTCGAGCGCATTCCCTGA
- a CDS encoding beta-ketoacyl-ACP synthase III, with protein MTRFSRITGTGSHLPPRRLTNDDMVALLAPRGVETSDQWIIERTGIRARHFADDGVFASDLGVLAARAALEAAGREASDIDLIVVATSTPDMVFPSTAAIIQNKLGIAGCPAFDVQAVCSGFVYALTVADAMIRTGSANRALVIGTEIFSRLLNFDDRTTCVLFGDGAGAVVLEASDTPGILASDLHADGKHVGILCVPGHVSGGQVLGDPLLKMDGQAVFKLAVGVLESAARAVLDKAGRTDADIDWLIPHQANIRIMQGTAKKLKLPLDKLVVTVDEHGNTSAASIPLALDHAVRAGKVKAGDTVMLEGVGGGFTWGAVLLDF; from the coding sequence ATGACCCGTTTCTCCCGCATCACCGGCACCGGCAGCCACCTGCCGCCGCGCCGACTCACCAACGACGACATGGTGGCCCTGCTGGCCCCGCGCGGCGTCGAGACCAGCGACCAGTGGATCATCGAGCGCACCGGCATCCGCGCCCGACACTTCGCCGACGATGGCGTGTTCGCGAGCGACCTCGGCGTGCTCGCGGCGCGCGCAGCGCTCGAGGCCGCGGGCCGCGAGGCCAGCGACATCGATCTGATCGTGGTGGCCACGTCCACGCCCGACATGGTGTTCCCGTCGACCGCCGCCATCATCCAGAACAAGCTCGGCATCGCTGGCTGCCCCGCCTTCGACGTGCAGGCCGTGTGCAGCGGCTTCGTGTACGCGCTCACCGTGGCCGACGCGATGATCCGCACCGGCAGCGCGAACCGCGCGCTCGTGATCGGCACCGAGATCTTCTCGCGCCTGCTCAACTTCGACGACCGCACCACCTGCGTGCTGTTCGGCGACGGTGCGGGCGCCGTGGTGCTCGAGGCGTCCGACACGCCGGGCATTCTCGCGAGCGACCTGCACGCGGACGGCAAGCACGTCGGCATCCTGTGCGTGCCCGGCCATGTGTCGGGCGGTCAGGTCCTCGGCGATCCGCTGCTCAAGATGGATGGCCAGGCGGTGTTCAAGCTCGCGGTGGGTGTGCTCGAGAGCGCGGCGCGCGCCGTGCTCGACAAGGCCGGCCGCACCGACGCCGACATCGACTGGCTGATTCCCCACCAGGCCAACATCCGCATCATGCAGGGCACGGCCAAGAAGCTGAAGCTGCCGCTGGACAAGCTGGTGGTCACCGTGGACGAACACGGCAACACCTCGGCGGCGTCCATCCCGCTCGCGCTCGACCATGCGGTGCGCGCGGGCAAGGTCAAGGCCGGCGACACCGTCATGCTCGAGGGCGTGGGCGGTGGCTTCACCTGGGGCGCGGTGCTGCTCGATTTCTGA
- the lepA gene encoding translation elongation factor 4 — translation MNHIRNFSIIAHIDHGKSTLADRIISRCGGLSDREMSEQVLDSMDIEKERGITIKAQTAALQYRARDGQVYNLNLIDTPGHVDFSYEVSRSLSACEGALLVVDASQGVEAQTVANCYTALDLGVEVLPVLNKMDLPNADPENAKREVEDVIGIDASDAIPCSAKTGMGVEDILEAVVAKVPAPRGNPDAPLRAMIIDSWYDAYVGVVMLVRVVDGRLGKGERIKLMATNAVYNADNLGVFTPANQPREALEAGEVGYIIAGIKELQAAKVGDTITLEKKLPNNAGPASEPLPGFKEVQPQVFAGLYPTEANQYDALRDALEKLKLNDASLHFEPEVSQALGFGFRCGFLGLLHMEIVQERLEREFDQDLITTAPSVVYQVVRGDGEVLMVENPSKMPEAGRIEEIREPIVTVHLYMPQEYVGPVMTLCNQKRGVQLNMAYHGKQVMLTYDLPLGEIVLDFFDKLKSVSRGYASMDYEFKEYRRSDVVKVDILLNGDKVDALSIIVHRTQAQYRGRAVAAKMREIISRQQFDVAIQAAIGGNIIARETIKALRKNVLAKCYGGDITRKRKLLEKQKAGKKRMKQIGSVEVPQEAFLAILQVQD, via the coding sequence ATGAATCACATCCGCAACTTCTCCATCATCGCGCACATCGACCACGGCAAGTCCACGCTGGCCGATCGCATCATCTCGCGCTGTGGTGGCCTCTCCGATCGCGAGATGAGCGAGCAGGTGCTCGACTCGATGGACATCGAGAAAGAGCGCGGCATCACCATCAAGGCGCAGACAGCCGCGCTGCAGTACCGGGCGCGCGATGGTCAGGTCTACAACCTCAACCTGATCGACACGCCCGGCCACGTGGACTTCAGCTACGAGGTCTCACGTTCGCTCTCGGCCTGCGAAGGCGCGCTGCTGGTGGTGGACGCCAGCCAGGGCGTGGAAGCGCAGACGGTGGCGAACTGCTACACCGCGCTCGACCTCGGCGTGGAGGTGCTGCCGGTCCTCAACAAGATGGACCTGCCCAACGCCGACCCCGAGAACGCCAAGCGCGAGGTCGAGGACGTGATCGGCATCGACGCCAGCGACGCGATTCCCTGTTCCGCGAAAACGGGCATGGGCGTCGAAGACATCCTGGAGGCGGTGGTGGCCAAGGTGCCGGCGCCGCGCGGCAACCCCGACGCGCCGCTGCGCGCCATGATCATCGACAGCTGGTACGACGCCTACGTGGGCGTGGTGATGCTGGTGCGCGTGGTCGACGGTCGCCTGGGCAAGGGCGAGCGCATCAAGCTCATGGCGACCAACGCCGTCTACAACGCCGACAACCTGGGTGTGTTCACGCCCGCCAACCAGCCGCGCGAGGCGCTCGAGGCGGGCGAGGTGGGTTACATCATCGCGGGCATCAAGGAGCTGCAGGCGGCCAAGGTCGGCGACACGATCACGCTCGAGAAGAAGCTGCCCAACAACGCGGGCCCGGCGAGCGAGCCGCTGCCCGGCTTCAAGGAAGTGCAGCCCCAGGTGTTCGCCGGCCTGTACCCCACCGAGGCCAACCAGTACGACGCGCTGCGCGACGCGCTCGAGAAGCTCAAGCTCAACGACGCCTCGCTGCACTTCGAGCCCGAGGTCTCGCAGGCGCTGGGCTTCGGCTTCCGTTGTGGCTTCCTGGGCCTGCTGCACATGGAGATCGTGCAGGAGCGCCTCGAGCGCGAGTTCGACCAGGACCTGATCACCACCGCCCCGAGCGTGGTCTACCAGGTGGTGCGCGGCGACGGCGAGGTGCTGATGGTGGAGAACCCCTCCAAGATGCCCGAGGCCGGCCGCATCGAGGAGATCCGCGAGCCCATCGTCACGGTGCACCTGTACATGCCGCAGGAGTACGTGGGTCCGGTCATGACGCTGTGCAACCAGAAGCGCGGCGTGCAGCTCAACATGGCCTACCACGGCAAGCAGGTGATGCTCACCTACGACCTGCCGCTCGGCGAGATCGTGCTCGACTTCTTCGACAAGCTCAAATCGGTGAGCCGCGGTTACGCGTCCATGGACTACGAGTTCAAGGAGTACCGCCGCTCCGACGTGGTCAAGGTCGACATCCTGCTCAACGGCGACAAGGTGGACGCGCTGTCCATCATCGTGCACCGCACCCAGGCCCAATACCGCGGCCGTGCGGTGGCGGCCAAGATGCGCGAGATCATCAGCCGCCAGCAGTTCGACGTGGCGATCCAGGCGGCCATCGGCGGCAACATCATTGCGCGCGAAACCATCAAGGCGCTGCGCAAGAACGTGCTGGCAAAATGCTACGGCGGTGACATCACCCGCAAACGCAAGCTCCTCGAAAAGCAGAAGGCAGGCAAGAAGCGCATGAAACAGATCGGGTCCGTCGAAGTGCCTCAAGAGGCCTTTCTGGCCATCCTCCAGGTGCAAGACTGA
- the fabD gene encoding ACP S-malonyltransferase — protein MKPFAFVFPGQGSQAVGMLDAWGDHPAVAETLREASEALGEDVAKLIHEGPKEALALTTNTQPVMLVAGVAAWRVWQAEGGATPAAVAGHSLGEYSALVAAGSLTLAQAAPLVRFRAAAMQDAVPVGTGAMAAILGMDAQQVQAGCAEVQAGFAAGSGEVVEAVNFNDPVQTVIAGSKAAVEKACEVLKAKGAKRALPLPVSAPFHSSLMKPAAERLREKLAQTPLLTPQIPLVNNIDVAVETDPERIRDALYRQAFGPVRWVECVQAIRARGIDTLVECGPGKVLAGMTKRIDASLQGAPLFDPATLGEVKALLA, from the coding sequence ATGAAACCCTTTGCATTCGTGTTCCCCGGCCAGGGATCGCAGGCCGTGGGCATGCTCGACGCGTGGGGCGACCACCCCGCGGTGGCCGAGACCCTGCGCGAAGCTTCCGAGGCGCTCGGCGAAGACGTGGCCAAGCTCATTCACGAAGGCCCGAAAGAAGCCCTGGCGCTCACCACCAACACCCAGCCCGTAATGCTCGTGGCCGGTGTGGCCGCCTGGCGCGTGTGGCAGGCCGAAGGCGGCGCCACGCCAGCCGCGGTCGCCGGCCATTCGCTGGGCGAGTACTCGGCCCTGGTGGCCGCGGGCTCGCTCACGCTGGCACAGGCCGCGCCGCTGGTGCGCTTTCGCGCCGCCGCCATGCAGGACGCCGTGCCCGTGGGCACCGGCGCCATGGCCGCCATCCTCGGCATGGACGCACAGCAGGTGCAGGCCGGTTGCGCCGAGGTGCAGGCCGGCTTCGCGGCCGGCAGCGGCGAGGTGGTGGAAGCCGTGAACTTCAACGACCCGGTGCAGACCGTGATCGCGGGCAGCAAGGCCGCGGTGGAGAAGGCCTGCGAGGTGCTCAAGGCCAAGGGCGCCAAGCGCGCGCTGCCCTTGCCGGTGTCGGCGCCGTTCCATTCGAGCCTCATGAAACCCGCGGCCGAACGCCTGCGCGAAAAACTCGCACAGACCCCGCTGCTGACGCCGCAGATCCCGCTGGTCAACAACATCGACGTGGCGGTGGAAACCGACCCCGAACGCATCCGCGACGCGCTGTACCGTCAGGCCTTCGGCCCGGTGCGCTGGGTGGAGTGCGTGCAGGCGATCCGTGCGCGCGGCATCGACACCCTCGTCGAATGCGGGCCGGGCAAGGTACTGGCCGGCATGACCAAGCGCATCGACGCGTCGCTGCAAGGCGCGCCCCTGTTCGACCCGGCCACGCTGGGCGAGGTGAAGGCCCTGTTGGCCTGA
- the fabF gene encoding beta-ketoacyl-ACP synthase II, whose translation MSRRRVVVTGLGCITPVGNTVADAWANLIAGRSGITAITKFDASNMACRIAGEVKGFDLESYMSAKEARTMDTFIHYGIAAAHQAVIDSGLPTGDALDEETATRIGCIIGSGIGGLPLIEETHSELVNRGPRRISPFFVPASIINMISGHVSMRFGFKGPNLAVVTACTTGLHAIGEAARKIEYGDADVIVAGGSEATVSPLGVGGFAAMRALSTRNDDPATASRPWDKDRDGFVLGEGAGVMVLEEYERAKARGAKIYAELSGYGMSADAGHMTAPNMDGPRRAMVNALRNAGLNADQVDYLNAHGTSTPLGDVNESSAIKAALGDHAKKMVVSSTKSMTGHLLGGAGGIESVFTVLAVHHQQIPPTINIFNQDPECDLDYCANTARDRKVDVAVKNNFGFGGTNGTLVFKRV comes from the coding sequence ATGAGCCGACGTCGCGTTGTCGTGACCGGCCTGGGTTGCATCACCCCCGTGGGCAACACGGTGGCCGATGCCTGGGCCAACCTCATCGCCGGCCGTTCCGGCATCACCGCGATCACGAAGTTCGACGCGTCGAACATGGCGTGCCGCATCGCGGGTGAGGTCAAGGGGTTCGATCTCGAGTCCTACATGAGCGCCAAAGAGGCGCGCACCATGGACACCTTCATCCACTACGGCATCGCCGCCGCGCACCAGGCGGTGATCGACTCGGGCCTGCCCACGGGCGACGCCCTGGATGAAGAGACCGCCACCCGCATCGGCTGCATCATCGGCTCGGGCATCGGCGGTCTGCCGCTGATCGAAGAAACCCATTCCGAACTGGTCAACCGCGGCCCGCGCCGCATCTCGCCGTTCTTCGTGCCGGCCTCGATCATCAACATGATCTCGGGGCACGTGTCCATGCGCTTCGGCTTCAAGGGGCCGAACCTGGCGGTCGTGACGGCCTGCACCACCGGTCTGCACGCGATCGGTGAAGCGGCCCGCAAGATCGAGTACGGCGACGCCGACGTGATCGTGGCGGGTGGCTCCGAGGCCACGGTCTCGCCGCTGGGTGTGGGGGGCTTTGCCGCCATGCGCGCGCTGTCCACGCGCAACGACGACCCGGCCACGGCGTCCCGCCCCTGGGACAAGGACCGCGACGGCTTTGTGCTGGGCGAGGGCGCCGGTGTGATGGTGCTCGAAGAGTACGAACGCGCCAAGGCGCGTGGCGCGAAGATCTACGCCGAGCTCTCGGGCTACGGCATGAGCGCCGACGCCGGTCACATGACCGCGCCCAACATGGACGGCCCGCGCCGCGCCATGGTGAATGCGCTGCGCAACGCGGGCCTCAACGCCGACCAGGTCGACTACCTGAACGCCCACGGCACCTCGACGCCGCTGGGTGACGTCAACGAGTCCAGCGCCATCAAAGCCGCGCTGGGCGACCACGCGAAGAAGATGGTGGTGAGCTCGACCAAGTCCATGACCGGCCACCTGCTGGGTGGCGCGGGGGGTATCGAAAGCGTGTTCACCGTGCTCGCGGTGCACCACCAGCAGATCCCGCCGACGATCAACATCTTCAACCAGGACCCCGAGTGCGACCTCGACTACTGCGCCAACACGGCGCGGGATCGCAAGGTCGATGTGGCCGTGAAGAACAACTTCGGCTTCGGCGGCACCAACGGCACGCTGGTGTTCAAGCGCGTCTGA
- a CDS encoding Do family serine endopeptidase, whose translation MSVPFSRSLLALALAATLGPVALLAPLPVAAQSAPSVRGLPDFTDLVDMVGPSVVNIRTLERSAGRNAQGGAPDEDMLEFFRRFGIPIPPGAVPRTPRQQPGPDGGGEARPRGVGSGFVLSADGFIMTNAHVVDGADELVVTLPDKREFKARVVGADTRTDVAVVKIEATGLTPVKFGDVNRLRVGEWVMAIGSPFGLENTVTAGIVSAKQRDTGDYLPFIQTDVAINPGNSGGPLINMRGEVIGINSQIYSRSGGFQGISFAIPIDEAVRVSNELRATGRVTRGRIGVRIDQVSKEVAESLGLSQAKGALVRGVEPDSPAAKAGVEPGDIILKFDGKEIDKSVDLPRMVGNTRPGSRSTMTVLRRGAQRELSVVVAEIEPEKPETRAAATPEPTPAPTGGAVQSLGLLLAELSAADAKGLNVRGGVRVAGVTGAAARAGVREGDVIVAVANTDVGSAKEVEAVLAKAEKGKPVTLLLRRGEWAHYAVVRPQR comes from the coding sequence ATGTCCGTCCCGTTCTCGCGTTCCCTTCTGGCTCTGGCCCTGGCGGCCACGCTGGGCCCGGTGGCCTTGCTGGCGCCCCTGCCTGTGGCGGCGCAGTCTGCACCCAGCGTGCGAGGCTTGCCCGACTTCACCGATCTCGTCGACATGGTTGGGCCGTCGGTGGTCAACATCCGCACGCTTGAGCGCAGCGCCGGTCGCAACGCACAGGGCGGGGCGCCCGACGAGGACATGCTCGAGTTCTTCCGGCGCTTCGGCATCCCGATCCCGCCCGGCGCCGTGCCGCGCACGCCGCGCCAGCAACCGGGGCCCGATGGCGGCGGCGAGGCCCGCCCGCGCGGCGTGGGTTCGGGCTTCGTGCTCAGTGCCGACGGCTTCATCATGACCAACGCACACGTGGTCGACGGCGCCGACGAGCTCGTGGTGACGCTGCCCGACAAGCGCGAGTTCAAGGCCCGCGTGGTGGGTGCCGACACGCGCACCGACGTGGCGGTGGTGAAGATCGAGGCCACCGGCCTCACGCCCGTGAAGTTTGGCGACGTCAACCGCCTGCGCGTGGGCGAGTGGGTGATGGCGATCGGTTCGCCCTTCGGCCTGGAGAACACGGTCACGGCTGGCATCGTGAGCGCCAAGCAGCGCGACACCGGCGACTACCTGCCCTTCATCCAGACCGACGTGGCGATCAACCCCGGCAACTCGGGCGGTCCGCTGATCAACATGCGCGGCGAGGTGATCGGCATCAACAGCCAGATCTATTCGCGCTCGGGCGGTTTCCAGGGCATCTCGTTTGCCATCCCCATCGACGAAGCGGTGCGTGTTTCCAACGAGTTGCGCGCCACGGGGCGCGTCACGCGAGGGCGCATCGGCGTGCGCATCGACCAGGTGAGCAAGGAAGTGGCCGAGTCGCTGGGCCTGTCGCAGGCCAAGGGCGCGCTGGTGCGCGGCGTCGAGCCCGACTCGCCGGCCGCCAAGGCCGGGGTGGAGCCGGGCGACATCATTCTCAAGTTCGATGGCAAGGAGATCGACAAGTCGGTCGACCTGCCGCGCATGGTCGGCAATACGCGCCCGGGCAGCCGCAGCACGATGACGGTGCTGCGCCGGGGCGCGCAACGCGAACTCAGCGTGGTGGTGGCCGAAATCGAACCGGAGAAGCCCGAGACCCGGGCCGCCGCCACGCCCGAGCCCACACCCGCCCCCACGGGCGGTGCGGTGCAGTCGCTGGGCCTGTTGCTGGCCGAACTCAGCGCGGCCGATGCCAAGGGCCTGAACGTTCGCGGCGGTGTGCGCGTGGCGGGCGTCACGGGGGCTGCCGCCCGCGCAGGCGTGCGCGAGGGCGATGTGATCGTGGCGGTGGCCAACACCGACGTGGGCTCGGCCAAGGAGGTCGAGGCCGTACTGGCCAAGGCCGAGAAGGGCAAGCCGGTCACCTTGTTGCTGCGCCGTGGCGAGTGGGCGCACTACGCGGTGGTGCGGCCCCAGCGGTAA